Genomic DNA from Candidatus Bathyarchaeia archaeon:
GTTGCGCTGGGGGCTCTGGGCCTCCCTCTTGGCGGTGCCCCTCATGATCGCCTTGGCGATAGGGGCGCTGTATTACTCGATCGCCATAAGGGGTCTTGCCCCAGATGCTGTGACTATAGCCTTCCATGCCTCATTGTTAGGCCTAGCTGCCATTTCGGTTATAGCAACGTTGATATTTTTAGCTAAGAGGGATCATTTCAAATAGGGATTGCTCAAGGGAGCGGGGATCGATTTGGCCGTACTTCGGGGTCCTAAGGAACGGGGATTTCAAGCCCAAGAGGGCCTCGATGACGCCCTTGGAATTGCTGAAGATTATTCCACAAGCCAAGGCGCCGAGGCAGGCAAGCCTCTTTAGGCCGTCCATCCACCTCTCGTGCAGCTTTGAGATCGCCGTACCATATACGACCATGGGGGATAGGTAAACGGCGGCCGTGGAGGCCACCATTAAGGGCGTGATCGATAGCCTCCAATAATTGACGAAGAAGAAATTCACCGGGAAGACCAAGTAGTAGGGGATTGTTAGAAGTATTCCAATGGCCGAGAGGGGAAAGACCATGTAGGCGCTCAGTTGAAGGAGGACGGCCAGCTTCTTTGGGAGCGAGAGGCTTCTATCTAAGATTATCCTCCACCAATACTTCTTCAGGCACTCTGTGAATCCCTTGGCCCATCTATATTGTTGCCTTTTGAAGGCAGAGAAGGTCGGGGGAAGCTCACCGGGGCATACGACCTCGGGCAGGTACCTATACTTCCATCCTCCCAGCAACAACCTCATGGAGAGGTCGAGGTCCTCGGCCAAGGTGTCAGGGGACCAGCCGCCGACAGATTCGATCGCCGCCTTCCTGAAGACCCCGCCGGTCCCGCTGAAGTGCGGGAAGAGGTTGGCCTTATACCTAGCCATCTGGTCTATTAGGTCGTGGGCATCCATTGCCAGCGAGGCGCCGAGCGTTAGCCAAGATGAGAACTTGTTCAAATACCCCAACCTAGTTTGGACGAAGGCTATGCGATCATCCTCATAAAAATGGGGGATCGTTATCTTGAGGAAATCCTTTGGGGGCACATAATCGGCATCGAATATGGCTATGAAATCCCCGGAGGAGTTCCTCAAAGCCAATTGGAGGGCCCCGGCCTTGTAGCCGCTTCGATTGGGCCGCCTTAGGACCTTGACGAGATCCGGGAATCTGGATTGATAACCATCGACGATCTCCGATGTGCCATCGTTCGAATCGTCGACGACCAATATCTCCAGCTTATCCCTCGGATAATCCAAGGCCAAGCAGGCATCTAGGATTCTAGATGCAACCCTTCTTTCGTTATAGAGGGGAATATGTATCGAAACCTTGGGCCAATCCTTCGGCTCATCGGGCTTGGTCCTCCTCTGGGAATGCCTCCCCAAGGAGATGGCGGTCAAGGCTAACCAATTCAGGCCATAGATGCCCAATAGCATGGTGACTATGGAGAGCGATATCAGCACGACCTGTTGAGGCGTAGTGAGCCAGCTGAGCGGGTAGTTCATCTTCCCGCGGTAAAAGACCGTCGCTTAAAATAAAAATCTTTGGGGATCCGACCCAAAGCCCGGATCCGCTCACAGATCCCCGGTTGGCCGATGCATCGGGAGTTCAAATTTTGGGACGATCGGTGAATTTTGGTTTTGCGATCGAAGGGGATGGACATGCGCATGTATGGATGCCCTCGCGATCTTCAAGGAGACGCCGTTGAGGGGCCGCGTTATTCATGCCCTCGACCCCCTTCCGCGAAGCATTTGGGACATGCGGCGAAGGGCCTCCTACCCATGGGCCTCACCCGGATCAATTGGAAGCCGCAATCCTCGCATACCTTATTCAAAAGCGATATCTTGCCGCGCTGCGGCAATGGAAGCGCGAACTTGCATCCCTTGGTCCAAGCGCCCGAGCATCCTATGAACCTCTTCCCGGTCCGCCTGCTCCTAATGATCGATAGGGGGGATCCGCAACGGGGGCAAGAGGCGCTCAGCCTCAATAACTTTGACCTAGCCTCCAATATCGCCTTCGACAACTCCTCCCCTATCGCTCCCTCCTTCGATTTCAATTCCAAGAGTATGGGCTTAAGGAATTCAATCGCGGTTTCGAGCACCTTCTTCCTCTCCGCCTCCCCCCTCGTTATCGCATCCATCGATGCCTCCAGCTCCTTTGTGAATTTGGCATCGAGGATCTTCGGGCAATATTTCGAGAGCGTTTCTACGACCTTCATCCCGAGGGGGGTGGCTTCGATCCTGTTGCCGCTCATATAGCCCCTCCTGAACAAGATATCAATTATATCGGCCCTAGTCGCCTTCGTCCCTATCCCCTCCTCCTCCATGGCCCTAAGCAGGCTGCTCGGGTTGAAGCGGGGCTTGGGCTTGGTGAATCGGGGGATCGCTTCGACCTCCGCGAAGAGGACCTCCTGCCCCTCGCGGAGCGGGGGGAGGGAGCTCTCTCCCAAATCCGCGTATGGCGAATATAGCTCGATCCATCCCTTGCTAAGGTATTTTATCCCACTCAACTGGAACTTATGCCCACCGCACGCCAAGATGGCCCTCTCGACCCTCCTTAGGGCGGGCTCCCCGAAGGTCGCGAGGAACCTCTTGACTATCAGGTCGAAGAGAGCCCTCGATCGCTTATCCAAGGCGCCCGTTGGATGATTCCCCGTGGGGTATATGGCCGGGTGCGCTGGATCGTCCCTATCCCCTTCATTGGGCCTCAGCTCCTTCATGGCCAATAGCCTCGAACAGGGGGCCTCATATTCGCGAAGCTTCGAGAGGGATTCGATTATGGATGAGTAATCGAGTCCCTTGGGGAGCTTTTGGCTCGACGTCCTAGGATAGGATATGAGCGCGTCGAGGTAGAGGCGCTCCAATATCGAGAGGCTCTGCTTGGGCTCCAAGGCGAAGTGCTTATACGCCTCGGCTTGGAGATCGGGGAGGCTAAAGGGTGTTGGCGGAGCAATTTCCGAAACCTTGGCCTCAACGCGCTCCACGACCCCCTTCCTCCCAGATACGGTCCCGACGATCCCATCGGCCTCCTCCTTACGCGATACAGCTCCCCCCTCGTATTCGGCGTTTAGGATCGCATCGTTTATCTTCACTTTCGAAACGATCGACCAATACGGCCTAGGGACAAAGGTCGCTATCTCCAGCTCCCTTTCGACAACGAATTTCAAAGTCGGCCCTTGGACCCTCCCTATGCTGAGGGCCTCATAGCGCCCACTCGCGCTGCGGACCGAATTGATCAATGCCCTAGAAAGGTTTATCCCGTAGACCCAATCCACCTCATGCCTGCACCTAGCGGCCTCAACGAGTTCGAAATTCAAGCTCGGGAGCGGGTTATCGTAGGCCTTCCTCAGCTCCCAAGGCGTTAAGGTGCTGAATTTCATCCGCTTGGCCTTGCCCTCAGCGCCCCCGCAGGCGTATTTGAGAACCATATATCCTATGAGCTCCCCTTCGAGGTCGTAGTCGCAAGCGTTAACGAACTCATCAGCGCCCTTGGAGAGCTCCGATATAGCTGATATGAGGCCCTTCAATCTCCTCCGGCTCCCATTGACCTCGGGCTTGGGCCTCCAAGAAAAATCGAGAATCGGGTATTCCAATTCGCTCTGGCCGCGAGCGGGACCCACCTCATACAGGTGGCCCGAGGCATGGCATATTATTATCCGCTTGCCTCCCCTGATGACCTCGAATGCGCGGTGGCCGTATCGGGAAAACTCCTTGACGCCCCCTCCGTTGGAGAGGGCCTCCGCCAACCTCTTGGCGGCATCCCTCTTCTCGCATATTATGAATACGCTCCTCATGCCGAGCCCATCTTCCGCTTGATCAGTTCCTTCACGGCCCATCCGGTCTCGCTCAGCTCCAAGAGCCTCTCGAGGAATTCCCGATACTGGAGCTTTCCCCCATAGGCCTTGGACCAATCCTCATAGGCTGCTTCCAAACTTAGCTTCGCCTTTAAATGGAGTTCGCAAAGATCCGATCCCATAACCCTTGCCCTTCCGCATATC
This window encodes:
- a CDS encoding glycosyltransferase; protein product: MNYPLSWLTTPQQVVLISLSIVTMLLGIYGLNWLALTAISLGRHSQRRTKPDEPKDWPKVSIHIPLYNERRVASRILDACLALDYPRDKLEILVVDDSNDGTSEIVDGYQSRFPDLVKVLRRPNRSGYKAGALQLALRNSSGDFIAIFDADYVPPKDFLKITIPHFYEDDRIAFVQTRLGYLNKFSSWLTLGASLAMDAHDLIDQMARYKANLFPHFSGTGGVFRKAAIESVGGWSPDTLAEDLDLSMRLLLGGWKYRYLPEVVCPGELPPTFSAFKRQQYRWAKGFTECLKKYWWRIILDRSLSLPKKLAVLLQLSAYMVFPLSAIGILLTIPYYLVFPVNFFFVNYWRLSITPLMVASTAAVYLSPMVVYGTAISKLHERWMDGLKRLACLGALACGIIFSNSKGVIEALLGLKSPFLRTPKYGQIDPRSLEQSLFEMIPLS
- the topA gene encoding DNA topoisomerase I; this encodes MRSVFIICEKRDAAKRLAEALSNGGGVKEFSRYGHRAFEVIRGGKRIIICHASGHLYEVGPARGQSELEYPILDFSWRPKPEVNGSRRRLKGLISAISELSKGADEFVNACDYDLEGELIGYMVLKYACGGAEGKAKRMKFSTLTPWELRKAYDNPLPSLNFELVEAARCRHEVDWVYGINLSRALINSVRSASGRYEALSIGRVQGPTLKFVVERELEIATFVPRPYWSIVSKVKINDAILNAEYEGGAVSRKEEADGIVGTVSGRKGVVERVEAKVSEIAPPTPFSLPDLQAEAYKHFALEPKQSLSILERLYLDALISYPRTSSQKLPKGLDYSSIIESLSKLREYEAPCSRLLAMKELRPNEGDRDDPAHPAIYPTGNHPTGALDKRSRALFDLIVKRFLATFGEPALRRVERAILACGGHKFQLSGIKYLSKGWIELYSPYADLGESSLPPLREGQEVLFAEVEAIPRFTKPKPRFNPSSLLRAMEEEGIGTKATRADIIDILFRRGYMSGNRIEATPLGMKVVETLSKYCPKILDAKFTKELEASMDAITRGEAERKKVLETAIEFLKPILLELKSKEGAIGEELSKAILEARSKLLRLSASCPRCGSPLSIIRSRRTGKRFIGCSGAWTKGCKFALPLPQRGKISLLNKVCEDCGFQLIRVRPMGRRPFAACPKCFAEGGRGHE